In Amycolatopsis sp. EV170708-02-1, the following are encoded in one genomic region:
- a CDS encoding arylamine N-acetyltransferase, which produces MTIAPEQVDEWTVGTLDLDAYLGRIGQKRETPSAAALRELAKAHVLAVPFENVDVVLGQHKGIALEDVIGKLVGRHRGGYCYEHGSLFAAAAEQLGYPVRRLVARVQPQKNGPYTHMTLAVEADGVQHLVDVGFGAGMLVPMPLVDGAVVDQAGWPHRLVADGDWWRLQKKEGEDWTDLHAFTLTPMHRIDYEVYHHYTSTHPRSPFTGQLVVMRLEEGLSRKLVGEEFTVERPDGTKETTTIPPERLDATLRELDVVLTEDELAKLLTIYPG; this is translated from the coding sequence ATGACAATCGCACCTGAGCAGGTCGACGAATGGACCGTCGGCACCCTCGACCTCGACGCGTACCTCGGCCGGATCGGTCAGAAGCGCGAGACGCCCTCCGCCGCCGCGTTGCGAGAGCTGGCGAAGGCGCACGTCCTCGCCGTCCCGTTCGAGAACGTCGACGTGGTTTTGGGGCAGCACAAGGGAATCGCCCTCGAAGACGTGATCGGAAAACTCGTCGGCCGTCATCGCGGTGGCTACTGTTACGAGCACGGAAGCCTTTTCGCCGCGGCCGCCGAGCAGCTCGGCTACCCCGTGCGCCGCCTGGTCGCCCGCGTGCAGCCGCAGAAGAACGGGCCGTACACGCATATGACGCTCGCGGTCGAGGCGGACGGCGTCCAGCACCTGGTCGACGTCGGCTTCGGCGCCGGGATGCTGGTGCCGATGCCCTTGGTCGACGGCGCGGTGGTGGATCAGGCGGGCTGGCCGCACCGGCTCGTCGCCGACGGCGACTGGTGGCGCCTGCAGAAGAAGGAGGGCGAAGACTGGACCGACCTGCACGCCTTCACGCTCACGCCGATGCACCGGATCGACTACGAGGTCTACCACCACTACACGTCGACACATCCGCGGTCGCCGTTCACCGGGCAGCTGGTGGTCATGCGCCTGGAGGAAGGGCTCAGCCGCAAACTGGTCGGCGAAGAGTTCACCGTCGAACGCCCGGACGGGACCAAGGAGACCACCACGATCCCGCCCGAGCGGCTCGACGCGACACTGCGCGAGCTGGACGTCGTCCTCACCGAGGACGAGCTCGCGAAACTGCTGACGATCTACCCGGGATGA
- a CDS encoding GNAT family N-acetyltransferase — protein sequence MSVEIKAGEDRYDIVVDGKPAGFLETRTRTDAILFLHTEISDDFAGQGLAGKLVTAALDDVRSQGRSVLPYCPYVRSFIAKHREYEDLVPEDKRAEFEL from the coding sequence ATGAGTGTCGAGATCAAAGCCGGAGAAGACCGCTACGACATCGTCGTGGACGGGAAACCCGCCGGGTTCCTGGAAACCCGCACGCGTACCGACGCGATCCTGTTCCTGCACACCGAGATCTCGGACGACTTCGCGGGCCAGGGCCTGGCGGGCAAGCTCGTGACCGCCGCGCTCGACGACGTCCGGTCGCAGGGCAGGTCCGTCCTGCCCTACTGCCCGTACGTGCGTTCCTTCATCGCGAAGCACCGTGAGTACGAGGACCTCGTGCCCGAGGACAAGCGCGCCGAATTCGAGCTTTGA
- a CDS encoding trypsin-like serine protease has translation MRTRTLVAGLLTGAAAVLGLAMPAAAAEPPSGVQPLIVGGVDATETYSFMASMQTKSGDHNCGASLISPEWLVTAAHCVEGEQPSNWQYRINTTDHTKGGEVAEVDKFVVHEKYDGSGPYDIALVHLTKPAEAAPIEIGQSPAAGTDVREIGWGLTCPTRGCGEAPVVLQQLDTKIAEDSGCSGSGAYDAQSELCMDNQGGKASACYGDSGGPAVVKNGDKWTLVGATSRGQTASCPEMPGIYTDVTAFTDWIKQQTGK, from the coding sequence ATGAGGACTCGTACCCTCGTCGCCGGTCTGCTGACCGGCGCGGCCGCCGTGCTCGGGTTGGCGATGCCTGCTGCCGCCGCCGAACCGCCCTCGGGCGTACAGCCGCTGATCGTGGGCGGTGTGGACGCGACCGAAACCTACAGCTTCATGGCGTCCATGCAGACCAAGAGCGGCGACCACAACTGTGGCGCGTCCCTGATCAGCCCGGAGTGGCTGGTGACCGCCGCGCACTGCGTCGAGGGTGAGCAGCCGTCGAACTGGCAGTACCGCATCAACACCACCGACCACACCAAGGGCGGCGAGGTCGCCGAGGTGGACAAGTTCGTGGTCCACGAGAAGTACGACGGCTCCGGCCCGTACGACATCGCCCTGGTGCACCTGACCAAGCCGGCGGAGGCGGCGCCGATCGAGATCGGCCAGTCGCCGGCGGCGGGCACCGACGTGCGGGAGATCGGCTGGGGGCTGACCTGCCCCACGCGCGGCTGCGGTGAGGCGCCGGTGGTGCTCCAGCAGCTCGACACCAAGATCGCCGAAGACTCCGGATGCTCCGGCTCCGGCGCGTACGACGCGCAGAGCGAGCTCTGCATGGACAACCAGGGTGGCAAGGCGAGCGCCTGCTACGGCGACTCGGGCGGCCCCGCCGTGGTCAAGAACGGCGACAAGTGGACGCTGGTCGGCGCCACCAGCCGCGGTCAGACCGCCAGCTGCCCGGAAATGCCGGGCATCTACACCGACGTGACCGCGTTCACCGACTGGATCAAGCAGCAGACCGGCAAGTAG